Proteins from a genomic interval of Crassostrea angulata isolate pt1a10 chromosome 7, ASM2561291v2, whole genome shotgun sequence:
- the LOC128155132 gene encoding A disintegrin and metalloproteinase with thrombospondin motifs 17-like isoform X2, giving the protein MSAVSLSGGSVLMAVSAVVLGLAYSTETEVSRHVKIFDVSYDVPDTPGVPRVLSPSFFRVSFHLHHSGHTLELTRNTGIRPQTVGCVHPTGRCPSTDVQKLVTFYQDVNNGASFQLTCSEELCRTFTLQGTFIWKNSMYSMEPIKDSRKYKIEKLSGSNQLKTDYIKLDETRRAPKRGRHKRASGQHDVELLFVTDYSVYQHWRYFAGSAASEADVENFINTFYAFLANGVDVRYLGINTEPYRIGVVYIGVVIAKSLTESPWSYSNDTVDADQVLKEFKDWVTNNRNRLPRHDHAMAFTRHNIVRSLGTSSSADIAGYAFQGGICEPESVSVVEESLNFISHTVAAHELGHSLGAKHDGNENSCRAYDHYIMEATSSAQSGGKARNPWRFSSCSMNEMSNLLESLDKNGTNCLKRKDYSGTLPNLAEYVTSNIGQQYNIHQQCAHIMRNSQSYACMNNFNNDFSTICTGLWCLNPSSGFSCNLVVPFDYTTCGTGKWCVNGECMADNSAPREPGNCLFGNYPKVDCSGIGKDPSVCYFGTATSCCKSCNDVSTGVSGCEYGDRQGVCYTITSGAPCYASDTDIQCCDTCASFRTQIPSCEYGDKRNCSALTNPMDCYAPLSDGSAARTVCCQTCAEYETGIQDCMYGDKVLDCRVAECPTYAAAGVLDDCCETCRYYIVSTPTPRANSTALPTWVIPVAAGGGGGLLLIVIIIVACCCCRKSPSERAELKYRPDAPRNGVKQQNRPPQSNPLYKSEIRQPKTQEYMGPISSGGYSHTYDRPDMRQQQQQMTGLQRQGSIDSHVYMELEPDPSVQTGYVVSSNSSDQRYTNAGYIHS; this is encoded by the exons ATGTCGGCAGTCAGTTTGAGCGGGGGCAGTGTTTTGATGGCTGTTAGTGCCGTGGTTCTGGGACTAGCTTACTCCACTGAGACAGAAG TTTCGAGGCATGTGAAGATTTTCGACGTCTCCTACGATGTCCCTGACACACCCGGGGTCCCTCGAGTTTTATCCCCCTCCTTCTTTAGGGTGAGTTTCCACCTCCATCATTCTGGACACACCCTGGAGCTGACACGAAACACTGGGATCCGCCCACAAACAGTGGGATGTGTACACCCCACGGGGAGATGCCCATCCACCGATGTACAG AAGTTGGTGACCTTCTATCAGGACGTGAACAATGGCGCCTCTTTTCAGCTCACGTGTTCTGAGGAGCTGTGTAGAACTTTTACTCTG CAAGGAACTTTTATATGGAAAAATTCCATGTACTCCATGGAGCCTATCAAGGATTccagaaaatacaaaatagaGAAACTGTCAGGATCAAACCAACTTAAGACGGATTACATCAAACTAG ACGAGACAAGACGCGCCCCCAAACGGGGGAGACATAAGCGGGCCAGCGGCCAGCACGATGTGGAGCTCCTGTTTGTGACCGACTACTCCGTGTATCAACA CTGGAGATACTTTGCGGGTAGTGCTGCCTCTGAAGCTGATGTAGAGAACTTTATTAACACGTTCTATGCGTTTCTTGCAAACGGG GTGGACGTCCGGTATCTTGGAATAAACACAGAGCCATACAGAATTGGAGTTGTTTATATAGGAGTCGTCATCGCAAAG AGCCTTACAGAGTCGCCCTGGTCCTATAGCAACGACACTGTAGATGCTGACCAGGTCCTGAAAGAATTTAAAGATTGGGTAACCAACAATAGGAACAGGCTGCCGAGACACGACCACGCCATGGCGTTCACCAG ACACAACATAGTGAGGTCCCTGGGTACATCTTCTAGTGCCGATATTGCAG GCTACGCTTTCCAAGGAGGAATATGTGAACCAGAAAGTGTGTCTGTGGTGGAAGAAAGCCTAAACTTCATCTCGCACACAGTAGCTGCTCACGAACTGGGACACAG TCTCGGCGCCAAACACGACGGGAATGAGAACAGCTGCCGCGCCTACGACCATTACATCATGGAGGCCACCAGTTCAGCGCAGAGCGGGGGTAAAGCGAGGAATCCCTGGAGGTTCTCTTCCTGCTCCATGAACGAAATGAGCAATCTCCTGGAGTCTCTTGATAA GAATGGGACCAACTGTCTGAAGAGAAAGGACTACTCCGGTACTCTCCCCAACCTGGCAGAATACGTCACGTCGAACATCGGACAACAGTACAACATTCACCAGCAGTGTGCTCACATCATGAGGAATTCACAATCTTACGCTTGCATG AACAATTTCAACAACGACTTTTCGACCATTTGTACCGGACTGTGGTGCCTCAATCCCAGCTCTGGGTTTTCCTGTAACCTTGTTGTTCCCTTTGATTATACAACATGCGGGACGGGTAAA TGGTGCGTCAATGGTGAATGCATGGCGGATAACAGTGCGCCTAGAGAGCCGG GGAACTGTCTGTTTGGCAACTACCCCAAAGTAGACTGCTCGGGGATAGGCAAGGATCCCTCCGTTTGCTACTTTGGAACCGCGACTAGCTGTTGTAAAAGTTGTAATGACGTCAGCACTGGTGTATCCG GGTGTGAATACGGTGACCGCCAGGGTGTGTGTTACACCATCACTTCCGGGGCACCTTGTTACGCCTCAGACACAGACATCCAATGCTGTGACACATGTGCCTCCTTCAGAACGCAAATTCCAT ccTGTGAGTACGGAGACAAGAGGAACTGCTCCGCCCTCACCAACCCCATGGACTGCTACGCGCCACTGTCCGACGGAAGCGCCGCGCGGACCGTATGCTGCCAAACCTGTGCCGAATATGAGACAGGCATTCAAG ACTGTATGTATGGGGACAAGGTGCTGGACTGTCGGGTCGCGGAGTGCCCCACCTACGCCGCGGCGGGGGTGCTGGACGACTGCTGTGAGACCTGTCGGTACTACATCGTGTCCACCCCGACCCCCCGCGCCAACAGTACTGCTCTGCCAA CGTGGGTGATACCTGTTGCGGCCGGTGGTGGCGGTGGCCTGTTGCTTATCGTCATTATCATTGTTGCTTGTTGCTGTTGTCGCAAAAGTCCAAGCGAAAGGGCTGAATTAAAATATCGACCTGATGCG CCAAGGAATGgagtaaaacaacaaaatagaCCCCCACAGTCAAATCCTCTCTACAAGAGTGAGATACGACAACCAAAGACCCAAGAGTATATGGGGCCTATCAGTTCCGG GGGCTATTCTCACACCTACGACCGGCCTGACATGCGTCAGCAGCAGCAGCAAATGACAGGTCTACAGCGTCAGGGGTCCATAGACTCCCACGTGTACATGGAGCTCGAGCCCGACCCCAGTGTTCAGACGGGATATGTGGTATCTA GTAATTCATCAGATCAGAGGTACACAAACGCTGGATATATCCACTCATGA
- the LOC128155132 gene encoding A disintegrin and metalloproteinase with thrombospondin motifs 17-like isoform X1, which yields MSAVSLSGGSVLMAVSAVVLGLAYSTETEVPFSVSRHVKIFDVSYDVPDTPGVPRVLSPSFFRVSFHLHHSGHTLELTRNTGIRPQTVGCVHPTGRCPSTDVQKLVTFYQDVNNGASFQLTCSEELCRTFTLQGTFIWKNSMYSMEPIKDSRKYKIEKLSGSNQLKTDYIKLDETRRAPKRGRHKRASGQHDVELLFVTDYSVYQHWRYFAGSAASEADVENFINTFYAFLANGVDVRYLGINTEPYRIGVVYIGVVIAKSLTESPWSYSNDTVDADQVLKEFKDWVTNNRNRLPRHDHAMAFTRHNIVRSLGTSSSADIAGYAFQGGICEPESVSVVEESLNFISHTVAAHELGHSLGAKHDGNENSCRAYDHYIMEATSSAQSGGKARNPWRFSSCSMNEMSNLLESLDKNGTNCLKRKDYSGTLPNLAEYVTSNIGQQYNIHQQCAHIMRNSQSYACMNNFNNDFSTICTGLWCLNPSSGFSCNLVVPFDYTTCGTGKWCVNGECMADNSAPREPGNCLFGNYPKVDCSGIGKDPSVCYFGTATSCCKSCNDVSTGVSGCEYGDRQGVCYTITSGAPCYASDTDIQCCDTCASFRTQIPSCEYGDKRNCSALTNPMDCYAPLSDGSAARTVCCQTCAEYETGIQDCMYGDKVLDCRVAECPTYAAAGVLDDCCETCRYYIVSTPTPRANSTALPTWVIPVAAGGGGGLLLIVIIIVACCCCRKSPSERAELKYRPDAPRNGVKQQNRPPQSNPLYKSEIRQPKTQEYMGPISSGGYSHTYDRPDMRQQQQQMTGLQRQGSIDSHVYMELEPDPSVQTGYVVSSNSSDQRYTNAGYIHS from the exons ATGTCGGCAGTCAGTTTGAGCGGGGGCAGTGTTTTGATGGCTGTTAGTGCCGTGGTTCTGGGACTAGCTTACTCCACTGAGACAGAAG TACCCTTTTCAGTTTCGAGGCATGTGAAGATTTTCGACGTCTCCTACGATGTCCCTGACACACCCGGGGTCCCTCGAGTTTTATCCCCCTCCTTCTTTAGGGTGAGTTTCCACCTCCATCATTCTGGACACACCCTGGAGCTGACACGAAACACTGGGATCCGCCCACAAACAGTGGGATGTGTACACCCCACGGGGAGATGCCCATCCACCGATGTACAG AAGTTGGTGACCTTCTATCAGGACGTGAACAATGGCGCCTCTTTTCAGCTCACGTGTTCTGAGGAGCTGTGTAGAACTTTTACTCTG CAAGGAACTTTTATATGGAAAAATTCCATGTACTCCATGGAGCCTATCAAGGATTccagaaaatacaaaatagaGAAACTGTCAGGATCAAACCAACTTAAGACGGATTACATCAAACTAG ACGAGACAAGACGCGCCCCCAAACGGGGGAGACATAAGCGGGCCAGCGGCCAGCACGATGTGGAGCTCCTGTTTGTGACCGACTACTCCGTGTATCAACA CTGGAGATACTTTGCGGGTAGTGCTGCCTCTGAAGCTGATGTAGAGAACTTTATTAACACGTTCTATGCGTTTCTTGCAAACGGG GTGGACGTCCGGTATCTTGGAATAAACACAGAGCCATACAGAATTGGAGTTGTTTATATAGGAGTCGTCATCGCAAAG AGCCTTACAGAGTCGCCCTGGTCCTATAGCAACGACACTGTAGATGCTGACCAGGTCCTGAAAGAATTTAAAGATTGGGTAACCAACAATAGGAACAGGCTGCCGAGACACGACCACGCCATGGCGTTCACCAG ACACAACATAGTGAGGTCCCTGGGTACATCTTCTAGTGCCGATATTGCAG GCTACGCTTTCCAAGGAGGAATATGTGAACCAGAAAGTGTGTCTGTGGTGGAAGAAAGCCTAAACTTCATCTCGCACACAGTAGCTGCTCACGAACTGGGACACAG TCTCGGCGCCAAACACGACGGGAATGAGAACAGCTGCCGCGCCTACGACCATTACATCATGGAGGCCACCAGTTCAGCGCAGAGCGGGGGTAAAGCGAGGAATCCCTGGAGGTTCTCTTCCTGCTCCATGAACGAAATGAGCAATCTCCTGGAGTCTCTTGATAA GAATGGGACCAACTGTCTGAAGAGAAAGGACTACTCCGGTACTCTCCCCAACCTGGCAGAATACGTCACGTCGAACATCGGACAACAGTACAACATTCACCAGCAGTGTGCTCACATCATGAGGAATTCACAATCTTACGCTTGCATG AACAATTTCAACAACGACTTTTCGACCATTTGTACCGGACTGTGGTGCCTCAATCCCAGCTCTGGGTTTTCCTGTAACCTTGTTGTTCCCTTTGATTATACAACATGCGGGACGGGTAAA TGGTGCGTCAATGGTGAATGCATGGCGGATAACAGTGCGCCTAGAGAGCCGG GGAACTGTCTGTTTGGCAACTACCCCAAAGTAGACTGCTCGGGGATAGGCAAGGATCCCTCCGTTTGCTACTTTGGAACCGCGACTAGCTGTTGTAAAAGTTGTAATGACGTCAGCACTGGTGTATCCG GGTGTGAATACGGTGACCGCCAGGGTGTGTGTTACACCATCACTTCCGGGGCACCTTGTTACGCCTCAGACACAGACATCCAATGCTGTGACACATGTGCCTCCTTCAGAACGCAAATTCCAT ccTGTGAGTACGGAGACAAGAGGAACTGCTCCGCCCTCACCAACCCCATGGACTGCTACGCGCCACTGTCCGACGGAAGCGCCGCGCGGACCGTATGCTGCCAAACCTGTGCCGAATATGAGACAGGCATTCAAG ACTGTATGTATGGGGACAAGGTGCTGGACTGTCGGGTCGCGGAGTGCCCCACCTACGCCGCGGCGGGGGTGCTGGACGACTGCTGTGAGACCTGTCGGTACTACATCGTGTCCACCCCGACCCCCCGCGCCAACAGTACTGCTCTGCCAA CGTGGGTGATACCTGTTGCGGCCGGTGGTGGCGGTGGCCTGTTGCTTATCGTCATTATCATTGTTGCTTGTTGCTGTTGTCGCAAAAGTCCAAGCGAAAGGGCTGAATTAAAATATCGACCTGATGCG CCAAGGAATGgagtaaaacaacaaaatagaCCCCCACAGTCAAATCCTCTCTACAAGAGTGAGATACGACAACCAAAGACCCAAGAGTATATGGGGCCTATCAGTTCCGG GGGCTATTCTCACACCTACGACCGGCCTGACATGCGTCAGCAGCAGCAGCAAATGACAGGTCTACAGCGTCAGGGGTCCATAGACTCCCACGTGTACATGGAGCTCGAGCCCGACCCCAGTGTTCAGACGGGATATGTGGTATCTA GTAATTCATCAGATCAGAGGTACACAAACGCTGGATATATCCACTCATGA